Proteins encoded together in one Tripterygium wilfordii isolate XIE 37 chromosome 14, ASM1340144v1, whole genome shotgun sequence window:
- the LOC120014922 gene encoding F-box protein CPR1-like, protein MYVCIYIYTHTHILPHLLPSQYSKMEIISSQVSANLPSELIFEIFVRLPVKSIAKFKCVSKPMYAFLSDLRFIKKHLSITVLKNPNLCLKLDFRLFLVNEGEGWRRARRLVVPFAYSLERMEISGSCNGLLCLSDHIRDEDIYLYNPSTGVYRLLPSPQFDIPTNENSCFTSLGFGYNPSDDDYKVVRCLYHYDKPFIDIDSYQCESHIYSLNTNRWKKIGGIPLHISSRSAVWLENDILVWKATRGIGRTKQVLIVSFGMDREEFLEIPQPDCIYPDNIHYDIGVLNGFFCMFYQARDDYCEIWMMMEFGKRDSWTRTFAIRRPEIVKDYYMYLRPLKMLTTGEILIEVGGQAIVVYSPKDGGFRGVNLHGAPNQFIVIPYVESFISPFTG, encoded by the coding sequence atgtatgtgtgtatatatatatatacacacacacacatactccCTCACCTTCTACCATCACAATACTCAAAAATGGAGATCATTTCTTCTCAAGTCTCAGCAAACTTACCAAGTGAGCTAATTTTTGAGATTTTCGTTAGACTTCCTGTGAAGTCTATTGCAAAATTCAAGTGCGTCTCCAAGCCAATGTACGCGTTCCTGAGCGATCTGAGATTTATTAAGAAACATCTGAGTATTACAGTCCTTAAGAATCCAAATCTCTGTCTCAAGCTTGATTTTAGGCTTTTCCTTGTCAATGAAGGAGAGGGATGGCGTAGAGCAAGAAGACTCGTCGTACCATTTGCGTATTCACTCGAAAGGATGGAAATTTCGGGCTCATGTAACGGCTTGCTTTGTCTGTCTGATCATATCCGCGACGAGGATATCTATCTCTATAACCCCAGCACTGGCGTTTACCGGCTTCTTCCATCGCCACAATTCGACATTCCTACAAACGAAAACTCATGTTTCACTTCATTAGGATTTGGCTACAATCCTTCTGATGATGATTATAAGGTGGTAAGGTGCCTATATCACTATGACAAGCCTTTCATTGACATTGACTCCTATCAATGTGAATCTCACATCTACTCACTAAACACTAATCGATGGAAAAAGATTGGTGGGATTCCATTGCATATTAGTTCTAGATCCGCGGTGTGGCTTGAGAATGACATACTTGTTTGGAAAGCTACTCGAGGGATCGGAAGAACGAAGCAAGTGTTGATAGTTTCTTTCGGTATGGACAGAGAAGAGTTCCTGGAGATTCCACAGCCGGATTGTATTTACCCTGATAATATTCACTACGATATTGGTGTGCTTAATGGGTTTTTCTGTATGTTCTATCAGGCAAGAGATGATTATTGTGAAATTTGGATGATGATGGAGTTTGGGAAGAGAGATTCATGGACAAGAACATTTGCGATAAGGCGGCCTGAGATAGTGAAAGACTATTACATGTATTTAAGGCCTTTGAAGATGTTGACAACAGGGGAGATCTTGATTGAGGTTGGAGGTCAAGCAATTGTTGTTTATAGTCCTAAAGATGGAGGGTTTAGAGGTGTAAATCTTCATGGAGCTCCAAATCAGTTCATTGTGATTCCTTATGTGGAAAGCTTCATTTCCCCATTCACAGGCTAA
- the LOC120014921 gene encoding CSC1-like protein ERD4, translating into MDFSSFVTSLGTSFLIFLVLMLLFTWLSRKPGNTVVYYPNRILKGLEPWEGGGSRTRNPLAWIREAMASTERDVISMSGIDTAVYFVFLATVMGILVLSGVMLLPALLPVAITDDSLAKTAKAKNETFSDLDKLSMGNINEKSPRLWAFLIATYWVSFVAYYLLWKAYNHVSALRAEALMSPDVKPEQFAVVVRDLPPVSDGQTIKEQVDSYFRSIYPDTFYRSMVVTDIKEVNKIWEELEGYKKKLARAEAIYADSKKSGSTEGTRPTNKIGFLGLVGKKVDTIDYCNEKIKELIPKLEAEQKATLREKQLPSAIVFFTSRVTAANAAQSLHAQMVDTWTVTDAPEPRQLIWSNLKIKFFERVTRQYLVYIIVALTITFFMIPIGLISAFTTLDNLKKYLPFLKPVVNIDAIKTVLEAYLPQIALILFLALLPKFLLFLSTIEGIPSQSHIVRAAAGKYFYFTVLNVFIGVTVGGTLFATFKTLEKHPNSIFTLLANSLPGNATFFVTFVALKFFVGYGLELSRIVPLIIFHLKRKYLCKTEADLKAAWLPGDLGYATRFPGDMLIFTIVICYSVIAPLIIPFGVVYFGLGWLLLRNQALNVYLPSFESYGKMWPHMHARVVTALLLYQVTMFGFFGAKKFFYAPILIPLPILSLLYAYVCSKKFYRSFATTALEVASRELKETPNMENIFRSFIPASLSSDKIDDDQFEDALSQVSRTGSMA; encoded by the exons ATGGATTTCTCTTCGTTCGTGACGTCTCTAGGGACGTCGTTCCTTATTTTCCTTGTGTTGATGCTGCTCTTCACTTGGCTTTCCAGGAAGCCTGGGAATACTGTGGTTTATTATCCGAATCGGATCCTCAAGGGTTTGGAGCCATGGGAGGGTGGTGGGTCCAGGACCCGGAACCCGTTGGCCTGGATCCGGGAGGCCATGGCTTCTACTGAGCGGGACGTTATCTCCATGTCTGGGATTGACACTGCtgtctactttgtgttcttggcTACTG TGATGGGAATCCTGGTTTTATCTGGCGTTATGCTGCTACCGGCTCTTCTGCCAGTTGCTATAACTGACGATAGCTTGGCAAAAACAGCAAAGGCCAAGAATGAGACTTTCAGTGACCTTGACAAGTTATCTATGGGCAACATTAAT GAGAAGAGCCCAAGGTTGTGGGCATTTCTGATAGCCACCTACTGGGTTTCATTTGTTGCTTATTACTTGTTATGGAAGGCATATAACCATGTTTCAGCTTTGAGAGCCGAGGCTCTGATGTCTCCGGATGTTAAACCGGAGCAATTTGCTGTTGTTGTTAGAGATTTGCCGCCGGTCTCTGATGGCCAAACCATAAAGGAACAGGTTGATTCATATTTTAGAAGTATTTATCCTGATACATTTTACAGATCAATGGTGGTCACAGACATCAAAGAG GTTAACAAAATTTGGGAAGAGTTGGAAGGGTATAAGAAGAAGCTTGCACGTGCAGAAGCAATATATGCAGATTCCAAAAAATCAGGCAGCACTGAAGGAACAAGACCAACCAACAAAATTGGCTTCCTTGGTCTTGTTGGTAAGAAAGTAGATACCATAGATTACTGCAATGAGAAAATTAAGGAGCTAATCCCTAAATTGGAAGCTGAACAAAAGGCCACTCTGCGAGAGAAGCAGCTACCTTCCGCTATCGTCTTCTTCACCAGCAGGGTAACTGCAGCTAATGCAGCTCAGAGTTTGCATGCGCAAATGGTTGATACATGGACAGTCACAGATGCACCTGAACCTCGTCAATTAATATGGTCTAATCTCAAAATCAAGTTTTTTGAGAGAGTAACACGACAATATCTTGTTTATATTATTGTGGCTCTGACCATAACATTTTTCATGATTCCAATTGGGCTGATTTCTGCTTTCACTACCCTGGACAATCTTAAAAAATATCTACCCTTCTTAAAGCCAGTTGTCAATATAGATGCGATCAAGACCGTGTTGGAAGCTTACCTCCCACAAATTGcacttattttgtttttggcttTGTTGCCCAAATTCCTTTTGTTTCTCTCCACGATTGAGGGGATTCCTTCTCAGAGCCATATAGTAAGGGCTGCTGCTGGGAAATActtttacttcacggttttgaaTGTTTTCATTGGAGTTACAGTTGGTGGAACCTTATTTGCTACATTCAAGACTCTTGAGAAGCATCCTAAttcaatctttaccttactagcAAACAGTCTCCCTGGAAATGCAACATTTTTCGTGACCTTTGTTGCCCTGAA GTTCTTTGTTGGCTATGGACTCGAGCTTTCTCGAATTGTTCCTCTAATCATATTTCATCTGAAGAGAAAGTATCTTTGCAAAACAGAAGCGGATTTGAAAGCAGCTTGGTTGCctggagatttgggatatgcaACTAGATTTCCTGGTGACATGCTTATTTTCACAATAGTTATTTGCTACTCTGTCATAGCTCCTCTGATCATCCCATTTGGAGTAGTGTACTTTGGCTTAGGATGGCTTCTTCTACGAAACCAG GCACTTAATGTTTACCTCCCATCATTTGAGAGCTATGGAAAGATGTGGCCTCACATGCATGCCCGCGTTGTCACTGCTTTGTTGTTGTATCAAGTCACCATGTTTGGTTTCTTTGGCGCGAAGAAATTCTTCTATGCTCCAATCCTTATTCCACTCCCCATACTGTCCTTGCTCTATGCCTATGTGTGTTCCAAGAAATTCTACAGATCTTTCGCTACCACAGCTCTTGAAGTTGCTTCCCGCGAATTGAAGGAAACTCCAAATATGGAAAATATCTTCAGATCTTTCATCCCAGCAAGCTTGAGCTCTGATAAGATCGACGATGACCAGTTCGAAGACGCGTTATCCCAAGTTTCGAGAACTGGATCGATGGCATGA